The DNA window GGCGCCGCGCGGCCCGTCCCGCGCCGAGGCGCCCGCCGACGCGCCGACGCCCACCTCGCCGGCGCCGGACGGCCCGTTCGAGGGCGACCCGCCGACCGAGTTCCTCACCGACGGTGAGGTCGCCCGGCTGGTCCGGCTCGACGGTGAGGTCCGGGTGGTCGACGGCCACCCCCGCTTCCACCTGCCCGGTTGCCCCCAGTTGGTGGGCCGGGCCGACGAGCCGCTGCCGGTCGCCGAGGCGGTCGGGCTGGGCTTCACCCCGTGCGGCCGCTGCGCGCCGGCCACCACGCTGCTGGCCGAGGCCCGGCCGCGCTGATCATGGTGACCATGGACGACACGCTCACCATCGCCGTACGCGTGAAGCCCGGCGTCTCGCGGGCCCGGGTCGGCGGCCGGTTCGACGGGCCGCACGGCCCCGCCCTCGTCGTCGCGGTGAACGCGCCCGCGGTGGATGGCCGCGCCACCGAGGCGGCCCGCCGCGCCCTGGCCGAGGCGCTCGGCGTCCGGCCGGCGGCGGTCTCCCTGCGGTCCGGCGCGGCCAGCCGGGACAAGCTCTTCCTGGTCGAGCACCCGGCCCCCGGGCTGCCCGACGTGCTCCGGCGGCTCCGCGACGGATCGGCCGGGTGACGCGGCTGCGGACCGGCCGCGGATGACGCCGGGGCTCGATGTCGCGCTGCTGGTCGGCGCCGCCGTCCTGCTGGTCGCGGTGGGCGCGGTGCGTTTCTCGACCCGGCTCGGCGTGCCGAGCCTCCTCGCCTACCTGGCGCTCGGGGTGGCCATCGGCGAGGCCGGCCTGGGCATCCGCTTCGACGACGTCGAGCTGACCCGGGTGCTCGGCTTCTGCGCGCTCATCGTGATCATCGCGGAGGGCGGGTTGAGTGCCCGGTGGAGCACCCTGCGGCCGGTGCTCGGCCTGGCCGCCGCGCTCTCGACGGTCGGCGTGGTGGTCAGCATCCTGGTCGTCGGCGTGGTGGTCCACCTGCTGCTCGGCCTGGACTGGCGGCTGGCGCTGCTCTACGGCGCGGTGCTCTCCTCCACCGACGCGGCGGCCGTCTTCGCCACCCTGCGCCGGCTGCGCCTGCCGCCCCGGCTGGTGGCCACCCTGGAGGCCGAGTCCGGGATCAACGACGCGCCGGTCGTCATCCTGGTGCTGCTGCTGTCCCGGGCGGGGGCGGAGGCCGCCC is part of the Micromonospora halotolerans genome and encodes:
- a CDS encoding DUF167 domain-containing protein, which gives rise to MVTMDDTLTIAVRVKPGVSRARVGGRFDGPHGPALVVAVNAPAVDGRATEAARRALAEALGVRPAAVSLRSGAASRDKLFLVEHPAPGLPDVLRRLRDGSAG